A window of Streptomyces profundus genomic DNA:
CGTCTCCAACGAGACGTCCGCCCGTGCCCCGTCCAGGAAGACATAGCCGATCGCCGTGGACTGCTCGGCGTTGACATAGCGCAGCCAGGCGGGCGGCCTTCCCGAGCCGGGTGACCACTCCCGCCCGTCGGCCAGCCGACCGGTCAGCTCCACGGTGTCCGTCGGCGCGGCGATCCGGCTGTCCAGGGTGGTGGTCACCGCGCGCCCCGCCCGGTCGCGCACCCCGGCGGCCAACAGCACGATCTCGTCGTCGAACATGAACCAGGAGCGAATCGCCTCGGCGTTGCGGTAGGCGACGAAGTCGTCGGGCAGCAGCCCCTCCCGCTGCGCCTGGTACGCCACGTCGTCGGACTGTGCCATGCCGACCGCGCCATAGCCGTCCAGGCTGGCCCCGCCCGAGTAGGAACGGGTGCCGCGCGGAAAGTAGACATAGGTGTTCTGTGACTCGGACGAGGAGGTGAACCCCACCTCCGGGTTGTCGTACCAGAGCTCCCCATACAGCTCGGGAACCGTCTCCCTTGACTCGACCGGCGCTGTGACACCTGCCAGTCGATAGGGCGACACGGTGGTGAAGTAGTCCACACCGAACACCTGCGTCTGGTCCTGCCCCGACAGATAGAGGTAGTGCGCGCCGTCGCCCTGGAACCAGGGCATCAGGTTCTCGCCGCTCATGTACTCGTACTTGCTGATCCGGTCCGAACTCCTGGCCAGCGCGAAGGCGTATCCGGGCCGCCGGTGCACCGTGCGGTCCATCGCGTTGAACGGCACGTTCCGCTCGGCCGGGCCCAGATCCTCCGCCGGCGCCGAGTCGTCCGCCAGGATGTCGGCGAACCTGGCGACGCTCACCGGCGAGACGAAGCCCGCCGGGTCGAGCGCCACCGGCGAGGTCTCCCGCAGATGCCGGACATAGCCGCGGAGCGCGGTCGCCTCCGCCTCGTCCTCGACGGCCGCCGACAGGTCGACGGCGGCCTCGACCACGGCGGCCGTCGCGGCGTAGCCGCTGGCGGTGCGGGACACCGCCCGCCCCCTGACCAGCTCCATCATCCAGCCCTCGAAGATCAGCGGCGCGAACCCGTTCACCATCCAGCCGCGCACCACGCCCACCAGCGCCTCGTGCGCCACATAGCCCGTGCCGTCCAGGATCCTGAACGACTGGGTGGCCCGGGCCAGCAACGAGGTGCCGTAGGAGCCGGTGTAGGCGACGGACGCGTGTTGCAGAAACGAACCGTCCGCGTAGAAGCCGTCGGTGACGCCGTGCCGCAGCGCATAGGGGTCGATCGGGTCGAAGACCGTCCCCAGGTCGCTGACGGCCTTGACGATCCGCGCCTCGTCGCCGAGCACCGCGCCCTGGAGGACCCGGTTGACGGTGATGTCGGCGAGGTTGGCGCCGGTGTGGAACCGCGAGTCGAGGTCGACGTCGCCGTCCTTCCCGTTGCGCAGATAGGCGTCCATCGAGGCCACATAGGTGGCCGGCAACTCGGGCGCGTGCGCGTCCAGTCGCTCGCGCAGCAGCACCAGCGTGCGGCTGACGGAGGTCGGCACGCCGATCTCCCAGTTGAACCAGTTGCCGTAGTAACCGGCCTCAAGATCGCCGAAGTACCGTTCGTGCAACCAGCCGAGTGCGTCGATCACCTGCCGCTGCACCGTCGCGTTGTCACGAAGGTCCGACGGCACCTCGCCGGGGGCGCGGGTCGCCAGCGCGATCTCGTAGAGGTGCAGATAGCTGGCGTGCAGATTGGCGTCACTGGTACCCAGGGGCAGCCCGTCGAACAGCTCGTCGGGTCCGGCCGTCTCCAGCGCGGCCAGCCAGGTCCGCGCGGTGCTCTCGATCGCGGCCAGCTTCTGCGCGACCTCGGGCCGCGCATTGGACTCGGGAGTGCCGGCGAACGTCGCCAACATGTTGGCCATCAGCCGCCCGAATCCCTCCTCCGCCCCGAGTGGCGAGGCGGGCCGACCCACCGAACGCGCCCAGGCAGGCGCCGAGTTGGCAAGAACGGTCGCGGCGGGAACGGCCGGGACGAGCGACAGCAGAGCACGACGGGAGAGCGGCAAGGGACACTCCAACGGCTGGTGGGACGTCCGTGGCATCCAACCAAGCGGATGGTCGGCTGTCACTAGATCGGACGGCAGCCGCCGCCGAAGGAACCGACGCTCCTCCGACCGCTGAGGGAAGCGCGATCGACCACGGAACGACGCCGGGGCGCCACCCCGTGGGTCAACTCCGGCCCGCGCCGGCCGGCTCGACCAGGCGCGAGAGGTCGCACCGCCAGGCGGTGACCGCATCGTCGCCCGCGCCGACCAGCAGCCCGTCGAAGCTGAGCGCGAGTGCGGTCACCTCGTGGTGGGGACGGAACGACAGCGCGCCGTCCCCCGGCAGGCCGAGCAGCTCCACAAGGCCGTTCGCCCAGGAGACCGCAACCACCGCACCGAGCGAGGTGTGTGCGGCGACCAGCGCCATCGGCACCGACGCGCGGCCCAGCAGCGGCACGCTCGACGGCGCCTCGGGCGGCCCCCACAGCAGCACCCGCCCGTCGGCCACCGCGCCGACCACCAGGACCCGTCCGTTGCCCAGCCGCAGACAGTCCACGGCCGTCACCGGCACCTCGGCGAGCCGCACGGACCACTGCCGGGCACCCCGCTCATACACCGTGACCCGACCCGACTCGTCACCACACACCAGCAGTCGCCCCGCCGGATCGCCGCCGAGGCAACTCACCGCACGCTGCCCGGCGTTCAGCACGTCGAAGGGCACCGGCGTCGGCGCCTCGCCGCCCGACCCGACCAGCCGCACCGTGCCCCCGTCGCTCAGCACGGCCCACGCACCGCCGCCGAGGGCGACCAGCCCCGCGACGGGGGCGCGCGCGTCATGCACGATCCGGCCCTCGGGGGCACCGGTCGCGACGTCCAACCGCCGCAGCTGGCCCAGCGGATCGGCCGCGACCAGCCTCGGCGGCGCGTCCGCCGAGGGAACGTCCAGGGCGAGCGCCCGCACCGCGCCCGGCCAGCGTTCCCCCTTCGCCGGCCCGCTGGCCACGGTCACCCGCCGCCGCACCCGGGACCACCGGGCCAGGACCGGATGGCCCTCGGCCGCCGGGGCGAGCAGCCCCGCCAGACGCGGCGCCCGCGCCAGCGCCCCGGCGTGCAGGATCGCGGCCCGCTCGGCGAGCCCCTCGCCCGCCAGGGCGAGCGCCGGCCCGACCGCGCGCCACACCGCCCGCAGGGCAGGCGGGGCCGGCAGCCCGGGGCGATCCAGCAGCCCAGCGATGTCCGAGACCGAACCATGAACGAGGAACCCCGGATCGCTCAGCAGCCGCGCCGCCGCATCCTCGGTCGCGGCATGCCCGGCGATGTGGTCACGCACATAGCGCGGCGCGTCCGCCCAGTTGGCTATACCCCGCGCGTTCGTCGGCACCAGTGAGAGCAGCGCGTCAAAGACATCCAACTCCGTCTCGGCGAGGGCGCGTTCGACCAACGCCGGCGAGGCGAGATGGAACGGGCCCGCGCCCAACACCCCGGCCGCCGCAGAGACATCCGCGTCCTCCCGGTGCGCTGCGGCATGCACCGCGCGCCAGACCTCCAGGTCGACGCGCCCCCGCAACCGCGCCAGGGTGCCCAACCCCCGCCGCACCGCGCCGTCCTGGCTCTCCCACCAGGCCCCGGGGATCGCCCGGTCGATCCCCTCACCCGCCGCCGGCGCCGCCGAGAGCCCGGCCGCCAACCGCCCCAACACCGGATGCGGATACGGCACGTCGGCCGGCACCGGCGGCGGGCCACCGGGGGCAAGCCCCGCGTACCAGTCCGCGTAGCCCTCCGGGTCGGTGAACCGGGGATCGTCCAGGTCGATCACGGTCGCCTCCCTACTGAACTCGCTGGCCGCGACCGATCCCACCTCGGCGACGACCCGCACCCAGGGCTGCCGCAGCAACGGCTCCACCAGCTCCGGCACCAGCCGAAAACCGGTCCTGTGCTCCCTGGCCTCCGCCCGGTGCAGATCGGCGAACCCGATCAACAGCGGACGCCTGTCCCCTGCGGCACGGGCCAACAGCTCGGGTAACGTCCGTGCGTCCCAGTCGAGTTGCCGCGCCAGCTCCCACAGCACGGCGGTCGGCGTCAACCCGGCCGCCGGCACCACGGCATTGACCCGAACCGCGGCATGGCCCGCGCCGTGCGCGGCGAACCACGCCAGCAGATGACTCTTCCCCGCCCCCCGCGCACCGCCGACCACACAGAGCCGCGGCGCGTCCCCCCGCCCGGCCCACCCCAACAACGCCCGCCCCGCGACCCCACGCCCGGCCCCCAACGACGGCCAGTCGCCGAGGACATCGGATCCTGACGCGGACTCTGGCGGAGCCGCCATGGGAAACTCCTTCGATTCGGGCGGGTATGAGACCACTGACGCTGATCAGAAGTCGGTCAGGGTCGACAGAAGCCAGTAGCGCCAGGCACTTTCGGGCAGAGCGGTCGCCATCGGATCCAGCGCCTCGAACTCATCGGCCAACGCGTTAGCGATCGGCGTCCGGACGGTGTAGTGGGTGGGTCCCACGAGAATGTCCCATCGACCGTGGACGGAGATCAGGCATTGTGCGAACAGGTCGAGTCGGGTATTGAGGATGTAGGCTTCTGATCGCCCTTCAGGTACGAGCCAGACAATGCCGGTTGCACCGTCCAGGAAAGTTTCGTGATCTTGACTGAACCCGAGGCCCACCCAGTGGTTGGCCGTTTCAGGAAGTCCTTCCAGATAGTCGAATTCCGGTTCGAAGTCGTGGGCGTTCGGTAGGCCGGAATCCAGATAATTTAGCGGTGCGTAGAGGGAGTCGTCATCCCCCGGGAGCCCCACCTCGGCGAGGAAGCGCCGGCTCTCCGGGTGGACGACCAACGGGTTGAGCCGCTCCGGTGGGATGACGGTCACGTGGTCGGCGCCGAACGCGGCTTCCAGGTCCGCACGGGACACAGAGGAAGTCATGGATCAGAAATCCGTCAGGCTTGACAGGACCCAGAAGCGCCAGGCGCTTTCGGGGACGGCGCTCGCCGCCGGGTCCAGTGCCTCGAACTCGTCGGCCAGTTCGTCGGCGATCGGGGTGCGGACGGTGTAGTGGGTGGTACCCGCCAGGATGTCCCAGTGACGGTGGACGGAGACCAGGCATTGTGCGAAGAGGTCCAGGCGCGTATTGAGGATGAGTGCTTCTGACTCCCCTTCCGGTAGGAGCCAGACGATTCCGGTGGCGCCGTCCAGGTAGGTTCCGTGGGCCTGGCAGAAGCCGAGGCCGATCCAGTGGTCGGCTGTCTCGGGCAGCGCTTCCAAATCTCCGAACCACGGGTAGAAATCCTGGGCGCTCGGCAGGCCGGAGTCCAGGTACTCCAAGGCCACGTAGAGGAAGCGGTCCAGTGCGGGGAGCCCCACCTCGGCGAGGAAGCGCCGGCTCTCCGGGTGGACGACCAACGGGTTGAGCCGCTCCGGTGGGATGACGGTCACGTGGTCGGCGCCGAACGCGGCTTCCAGGTCCGCACGGGACACAGCGAAACTCATGAATCCCCCTGCTGCTGGGCCGCCGTCTCGCGGAGCAGCGCCAGGAAGCCGGCCTCGCGCTCCTCGGCGGTGTCGCCGTAGTCGAAGGAGTGCGTGAACCGCGCCTCGGGGAAAGTGCCGGCCAGCCAAAGCGCGCAGTAGTGGCCGGGCAGGAAGCACGCCTCCAACTCGGTGTACACCTCTTTGACCTGTTCGGGCCGGACGCCGGACTCGGCCAGCTCCTCCCAGAGCCGTTCCTCCGGATGTAGACACAGCGCACCGGAGCTGGTGGCGATCTGCTTCTTCCCCTGGGCGTCGATGATCTCGAAGGACGCGTAGCCGGAGTGCGTCATCGTGTGCCGCACGTCCTGGAGCACGGTCAGCCACCAGGAGTCGGGGCTCTCCATCGGTTCGAGGTCGGCGACGGCGATTCGCCGCGCCAACGCTCTGATCAGCTCGGCGCGTTCGGGAACGGACCTGGTGGCGGCGAGGGAGGAGATGCCCTCGTCCAGCGCCAACAGGGACTCCAGGAACGCCGTCACTGACACATTGACCAGCAGACCGGGTTCCTGAATGCCCACGAACTCGGCCCGCACGGTCCCGCTGGCATCGACACAGATCTGCGCGCCCCGATCGCCGCCGACGCGAGTCCAGGACGCCTGCGGTCCTTCGGGTACGCGGGCGCCGACAGCTTGGGCATATGCGCCGAGTTGGGCGGGGGAGTCGTCACCGGCCGCGGTGAAGTAGGGGCCCACCTGTCGGGGGACGCCGCACTCGGCCAACAGGGCGGCGTCCGCCGCTGGCAGCGACGCGTCCGGAGCGGTGATCCGCCGCAGCCCCGAAGGGCCGAACCGTGAAACCAACCGCCGTCGGAGATCCTCGGACTCAGCACTCCCGCCACTCATGCGACTCATGCTAACGCCTTCCGTTATGACCGCCCCGCACGACCGAACAACCTGTCCTGGTAGCCGGTATCGCCGAACAGCTCCCCCACGTAGGCATCGTGCGCGTCGTTCCCCCTCGCTCGACTCACTCTGTCGCCGTACTCGAAGCTCCCGGAGACGGGGAGGTCCCCGCCGAAATAGTGGGCAAGCCAGGTGGCGCAGTTTCGACCACCATTTGGTATGCCACAGGGATCTCGCTCGGTGTACACCTCGGTGACGCGTCCGGTGAGGCGGTCCCGAGCCGCGAGGAAGGGGCTTCCGACAGCCTGTTCTGAATGGGTATTTGACGTTCGATCGCTTTTTCCGACGAGGATGAAGTCCCCGTCGTCGCCCTGGTAACGGAAGGCCGCGTAGTTGTCTGCCCCACGGTTTCCGTCCGCCAGGCGGGCACGCTGGGTCGCTCGGGAGAGCTCGGTGCTGCCGGGATCGACCCGCTCCGAGTTCACTACTCCGTTGGTTCGCCTCTTTCGCGGGGGTAGGAGGTTCTGCCCGCTCCGATGTGGCGTTGCCCGGCCGTCCGGGCCCAGGAGGTTGTGGACGCCGGAGTTGTCCGAGCCGCTCACCGGGCGGGTGGAGCCGTCCGGCATCAACTGGCGTACGTTGCCGTCGTTGTCGACCTGGTAGGTCGGGACCCGGTCGGTGATGCGTCGTTCCGACTCGTCGAAGCGGTCGGCCGCCGTGTTGACGCGCTCCGAGATGCGGCGGTGCCCGCGCTCCATCCCCTGCGGCATCTTGCGGGCTATGTCGTCGAGGATGTTGCGCACGGGTTCGGCGATGCGCCGTCCTAAGCCGGCCACGTTCAGCCCCCGGTGGCGAAGGTCAGTCCCGAAACCCGGGAGGCGAACTGTTCGCCCGCTGTGAGGTTGCCGTCCGCCTGCCCCAGGATGGTGCCGCCCAGGGCCCGCATCTCGTCCGTTCTCAGTTGGAGCCTCGGCAGCGGCTCACCGGCCGCGATGTCGGCGGCCTCCTCGTACGCCAGCCGCTCCACGGCCGTGAGTATCTGATCCTGTACCGGACCTATCACGCCGTCCACCAGGGCGCCGATCGCCTCTTCCTCGAAGCGTTGGACGATCTCGTTCACCAGCCGCCGCTGTAACTGCTGCGTGGCCACCGCCGTGCCGGAGGCCAGACCGAAGGTGGCTGCCGAGGCGGCTAACGCTGCGGTCATCTGGCCGGCGGCTATGCCGAGTTGGGTGAGGCATCGGGTCTTCATGCCCTCGACGGCGACGGCTGCCACGTCGAGCCCGTCGGCCAGTAGCTCGCAGCCGTCTATGAGGGCCCGCATATGGCTGGAGGACTGCTGGCCCCACAGCTCGGCGAGAGCGCCGTACGACTGGGCCTGGTACACCTGCTCCAGATCGTTGCCGACGACGCCCGACGTCGCGTCGAGGGAGTCCTCGCACTCCTGGGCGTAGGCACGCAGGCCGTCGGCCGCCTCGCGGAGTTCGTCCTCGTCTATGTCGGGCCAGTTGAAACCGAGCCAGTCCACGACCTCCGCGAGCCAGCCGGGCAGATTGATCGACATCCGCTACCCCCCAGGTACGCGATCTGTCCCACTTTCTTCAACAACCATCGTAGGAAGCGCCGAACCCGCCCCCAAGGTCGCGTGGCGTGCTGGGGCACCCTTGTGACATGACCGTGAAAGGGGCCCCAACTAGCCTTCTGAGTGCATGACTTGATACTACGTCGACGCGTTCGCGGACGCGCTTCGTGCGTGGAGACCGCCAGACCGTTCCCGGGGTTCGGTAGGCCCGGGGTCACGGTCACAGGAGCAGCGCCTCCAGCTCCGGAAGTCGGGCGAAGAGGTCGGGGAGGCCGCGCACCCCGTTGTGCGCGGCCTCGTGCGACAGGGCGAGGTCAGGGCCGGTGCTCGCCTCGACACCGGCGAGGCACCGGAGGATGTTCCACCTCGTGTGTCCCAGCCAGCCACCGAGCATGAACACGAACCAGCTCGGCCCCGACGGCGGCAGCGCTCCGCCCCCCGCGACATAGCCGTCGAGAACCGAGCGGAAGATGGCGGGCTCGATGTCGTCGAAGCCAGGTCCCTTCGCGAGGCTCAGGGCGGTCGAGCCGAGCTCACCGGAGAGGTCGAGCGTCCCCGAGAGCTCCCAGTCGAGCACCACCGGCCGACCCTCGCGAGCGAGCAGGTTCCACGGTTGGACGTCCCGGTGGGTCAGCACGACGGGGCCCGGCCGTTCGCAGGTGTCGACGAAGCGGCCCATCGCGCGGAACGTCTCGACGTGGGAGGCGAGTTCGTCGGCCCACGGCTGTCCGGTCGCCGCCGCCCGCGCGGCGAGCTCGGGCCAGTCCCATGACGTCGGATCCTCGATCGGCGCCGGGGTCCACGCGACGTCGAGCGCGTGGACGCGCGCGAGGATCTCACCGATCTCGAACGCGTACGCAGCCGACACCGGCGCTTCGGGCACCTTCTCGCCCTCGACCCATCGGTGCACGAGCGTGTCGTGGCTGGCCGAGATCGGCTCCGGCATCGGAATCCCGGCGGCGAAGGCCGCCCGCTCCAACCTGAACACGTCGTCCACGGGGCAGGCCCAGCGGCGGTCGACGAGGTTCAACTCCTTCACCGCGAACGACCCCTGGTCGGTGTCGAGTCGGTACATCCGGTTGGCGAACCCGCCGTGGACGCGGATCATCGCCCCGGTCGGTGTGCCGAGCTGCGAAAGGTCCACCGAGGCATTCTAGGAGCTGGCGGATCATCGACGCGTCGGACGCGTTCCGGACGCGCGCACGATCACCGCCGCTCCGACGGATGGCCGATGGTCGGGTTGCCTTCGGGCTGTCCGCTTCGCGGGCGGCGCTACTGGCCCACCCGGCCGTCGAGGCGTTCGCGCAGGAGGTCGGCGTGGCCGCAGTGGCGGGCGTATTCCTCGATGCGGTGGATCCACAGCTCTCGGACGGCGCCGGGGGAGGTGCCGCCGTGGACGACGCGGGCGCCCAGGTCCGGGTGTTGGGCCAACGCGGCGTCGGTCGCGGCCTGTTCACGGTCGAGGTCGGCGAAGGCGGTGTCGACGAGGGTCTGGTCCGCGTGGGCTCCGTCGAAGTCGCCGTCCCGGCCCCCGTAGAGCCGTGGCGCCGGGTCGTCCGGCGCGATCCACGTGCGCCAGTCCCGTTCCACCTCGGCAAGATGGCGAACCAGTCCCAGCAGGGACATGTTCGATGGGGGTACCGATCGGCGGGCCAGTTGTTCCGGAGTCAGCCCGTCACACTTCATCCGCAGGGTGTGGCGGTAGTCCTTGAGGAACTCCTGGAGCGTCGCCAACTCGCCGTCCGGGGCGGCCCCGTCGCTGTTGCGGGGGTCGTCGTCGGGGTCCACCCACATATCGGGATAGACGGTTGCCTGGGTCCAACGCTCGGGTGTGTCGTTCACCGTCGGCATGATTCTGAGCGGCGCTCGGACAGGCAAGTGATTATCTCCGGCGCGGTGGCTGGCCGCGATGCCGTGGATCCTCGAAGGCGTCGGCGGCCAGCCACCGGGGGCTCGGCCTGCCCGAACGCCATGACGACCGCGAGCGGTTCCGCGCCGGCGTCGACGTCGTCCTGGCCGGGATCCAAGCCGGCTCGCCCCCGGGGAACGCGTCAGGGCGCGAGCGGGCGGCGGGGCGGGTGGTTGTGGTAGGGGCTGGTGAAGAGCCCGGCGGTGCGCGCGAGTTGTTCGAGTACGCCGATGCGTTGACCCTGGAGGAGTTGGAGCGCGGGGAAGCGGCCGGGTTCGAAGAGCAGGATGTTGAGCGATCCGCCGTACTGGAAGTTGCCGACCTTCTCGCCCTTCTCGACAGGGACGGGCGTCGACGGAGTGCCGCCCTTGAACTTGTCCAGGAAGTTCACCGAGCCGATGGAGTTCAACCCGACCGGAACCAGGCCGACATAGCCCTCGCCGTCCGGTCCGCCCTGCGCGTCCTGGTAGCGCGTCCGAATGATGACATAGCCCCGGCGGAAATTGCTGAACAGCGCGTAGTCATAGCCGTATCCGACGTTTCCCTTGTTGAGCAGCTCCGCGAAGTTGCGCATTCCGTAGTACTGGCCGCCGATATCGTCCCTGGACTCCACCACCTCGCCGCCGACCGGGGCGTGGTACCAGTGGTAGCTGTCGGGCAGCAGCACGCAGGAGACCGCCGTGCCGCCGAGGAACCTGGCGGCGTAGGGGGAGTCGTCCAGCAGCTGACGGATGTTCATGGTGACCGTCTTGACCGGTATGGGCGTGGTGTCGGTCAACTCGTCCACGATCATGTTGATCACGCAGTCCGCCGAGGCGACGACCACGCTGTTGTCGTCCTTGGCGTCGATCGGCCTTTTGCCGTCGGCGAGTTCACGGGCGAAGAACGCGTTGAAGTTGGGCCAGTCGGCCACCTTGTAGTCGGCCATCCGCTTGGGCCCGAGTTCGGCGACCCACTTCTTGATGAGGTCCTTGGACTCCGGTGAATCCATCCACCGGCCCTGGAGGTTGGTGAAGTCGGCGGTCATCTTGTACCCGGGCCCGCGGGTGACGAAGACCATGCCGTAGTCGTTCTCGTAGTTGATCCAGCTGAACTTCTCGATGTAGTTCAGCCCGTTGTTGACGCCCGACTCCCAGTGGTACCACTCGCGGAAGAAGTCGCAGAGAAAGCGGATGTTGCGGTTCTTCCAGTCGCAGCGCACCTCGTTGGGCGTGTCCTCCGGCATCGGCACCACATGGGCGACGGCCGCGTCGTAGAGGGTTCGGAAGCCCTCGTGGTCGGTCTCGTACCATCTGGCGATCTTCGCCAGGAACTCCTCAAGGCTCTCCGAGTACTCGTCGTCCCGCGACATCGTTGTCCCGTTCTCCTCGGCTGGACTGTCCCCCACACCGCCTCAATGCCCTCTGGACACGGGAGTTACGCCGCGCGGCAGTTCGGACCACCCCGCTGCCGCCTGACGCGTTCCGGTTCGGCGGCGCGGACGGGACCGGCCCGCTCGTCACGGCCGGTGGGGCGGCCGGTCCCGGGCGAGAGCGGTGACGAAGGCGCGCCAGCTGTCGCCCGGGAAGAGGAGGACGCCGCGAGCGCGGTCCTTGGTGTCGCGGACGGCCTGGTCCCCGGAGGCCAACACGCCGCGCTCCACGCAGTTGTTGTTGCTGCCGCTGTGGCTGCTCCGGTGCCAGCGGGCACCCGGGAGATCAGCCGCCGCAGGGGGGTGCGCGCGGTTCGGGGCTCTCATGTCACGCGTCCTTGATCAGCTCA
This region includes:
- a CDS encoding nucleic acid/nucleotide deaminase domain-containing protein, with translation MSGGSAESEDLRRRLVSRFGPSGLRRITAPDASLPAADAALLAECGVPRQVGPYFTAAGDDSPAQLGAYAQAVGARVPEGPQASWTRVGGDRGAQICVDASGTVRAEFVGIQEPGLLVNVSVTAFLESLLALDEGISSLAATRSVPERAELIRALARRIAVADLEPMESPDSWWLTVLQDVRHTMTHSGYASFEIIDAQGKKQIATSSGALCLHPEERLWEELAESGVRPEQVKEVYTELEACFLPGHYCALWLAGTFPEARFTHSFDYGDTAEEREAGFLALLRETAAQQQGDS
- a CDS encoding WD40 repeat domain-containing protein, with protein sequence MAAPPESASGSDVLGDWPSLGAGRGVAGRALLGWAGRGDAPRLCVVGGARGAGKSHLLAWFAAHGAGHAAVRVNAVVPAAGLTPTAVLWELARQLDWDARTLPELLARAAGDRRPLLIGFADLHRAEAREHRTGFRLVPELVEPLLRQPWVRVVAEVGSVAASEFSREATVIDLDDPRFTDPEGYADWYAGLAPGGPPPVPADVPYPHPVLGRLAAGLSAAPAAGEGIDRAIPGAWWESQDGAVRRGLGTLARLRGRVDLEVWRAVHAAAHREDADVSAAAGVLGAGPFHLASPALVERALAETELDVFDALLSLVPTNARGIANWADAPRYVRDHIAGHAATEDAAARLLSDPGFLVHGSVSDIAGLLDRPGLPAPPALRAVWRAVGPALALAGEGLAERAAILHAGALARAPRLAGLLAPAAEGHPVLARWSRVRRRVTVASGPAKGERWPGAVRALALDVPSADAPPRLVAADPLGQLRRLDVATGAPEGRIVHDARAPVAGLVALGGGAWAVLSDGGTVRLVGSGGEAPTPVPFDVLNAGQRAVSCLGGDPAGRLLVCGDESGRVTVYERGARQWSVRLAEVPVTAVDCLRLGNGRVLVVGAVADGRVLLWGPPEAPSSVPLLGRASVPMALVAAHTSLGAVVAVSWANGLVELLGLPGDGALSFRPHHEVTALALSFDGLLVGAGDDAVTAWRCDLSRLVEPAGAGRS
- a CDS encoding nucleic acid/nucleotide deaminase domain-containing protein; protein product: MRNILDDIARKMPQGMERGHRRISERVNTAADRFDESERRITDRVPTYQVDNDGNVRQLMPDGSTRPVSGSDNSGVHNLLGPDGRATPHRSGQNLLPPRKRRTNGVVNSERVDPGSTELSRATQRARLADGNRGADNYAAFRYQGDDGDFILVGKSDRTSNTHSEQAVGSPFLAARDRLTGRVTEVYTERDPCGIPNGGRNCATWLAHYFGGDLPVSGSFEYGDRVSRARGNDAHDAYVGELFGDTGYQDRLFGRAGRS
- a CDS encoding DinB family protein — protein: MPTVNDTPERWTQATVYPDMWVDPDDDPRNSDGAAPDGELATLQEFLKDYRHTLRMKCDGLTPEQLARRSVPPSNMSLLGLVRHLAEVERDWRTWIAPDDPAPRLYGGRDGDFDGAHADQTLVDTAFADLDREQAATDAALAQHPDLGARVVHGGTSPGAVRELWIHRIEEYARHCGHADLLRERLDGRVGQ
- a CDS encoding SUKH-4 family immunity protein — protein: MTSSVSRADLEAAFGADHVTVIPPERLNPLVVHPESRRFLAEVGLPGDDDSLYAPLNYLDSGLPNAHDFEPEFDYLEGLPETANHWVGLGFSQDHETFLDGATGIVWLVPEGRSEAYILNTRLDLFAQCLISVHGRWDILVGPTHYTVRTPIANALADEFEALDPMATALPESAWRYWLLSTLTDF
- a CDS encoding phosphatidylserine decarboxylase, with translation MSRDDEYSESLEEFLAKIARWYETDHEGFRTLYDAAVAHVVPMPEDTPNEVRCDWKNRNIRFLCDFFREWYHWESGVNNGLNYIEKFSWINYENDYGMVFVTRGPGYKMTADFTNLQGRWMDSPESKDLIKKWVAELGPKRMADYKVADWPNFNAFFARELADGKRPIDAKDDNSVVVASADCVINMIVDELTDTTPIPVKTVTMNIRQLLDDSPYAARFLGGTAVSCVLLPDSYHWYHAPVGGEVVESRDDIGGQYYGMRNFAELLNKGNVGYGYDYALFSNFRRGYVIIRTRYQDAQGGPDGEGYVGLVPVGLNSIGSVNFLDKFKGGTPSTPVPVEKGEKVGNFQYGGSLNILLFEPGRFPALQLLQGQRIGVLEQLARTAGLFTSPYHNHPPRRPLAP
- a CDS encoding polysaccharide lyase family 8 super-sandwich domain-containing protein, giving the protein MPLSRRALLSLVPAVPAATVLANSAPAWARSVGRPASPLGAEEGFGRLMANMLATFAGTPESNARPEVAQKLAAIESTARTWLAALETAGPDELFDGLPLGTSDANLHASYLHLYEIALATRAPGEVPSDLRDNATVQRQVIDALGWLHERYFGDLEAGYYGNWFNWEIGVPTSVSRTLVLLRERLDAHAPELPATYVASMDAYLRNGKDGDVDLDSRFHTGANLADITVNRVLQGAVLGDEARIVKAVSDLGTVFDPIDPYALRHGVTDGFYADGSFLQHASVAYTGSYGTSLLARATQSFRILDGTGYVAHEALVGVVRGWMVNGFAPLIFEGWMMELVRGRAVSRTASGYAATAAVVEAAVDLSAAVEDEAEATALRGYVRHLRETSPVALDPAGFVSPVSVARFADILADDSAPAEDLGPAERNVPFNAMDRTVHRRPGYAFALARSSDRISKYEYMSGENLMPWFQGDGAHYLYLSGQDQTQVFGVDYFTTVSPYRLAGVTAPVESRETVPELYGELWYDNPEVGFTSSSESQNTYVYFPRGTRSYSGGASLDGYGAVGMAQSDDVAYQAQREGLLPDDFVAYRNAEAIRSWFMFDDEIVLLAAGVRDRAGRAVTTTLDSRIAAPTDTVELTGRLADGREWSPGSGRPPAWLRYVNAEQSTAIGYVFLDGARADVSLETVTRSRRVVRVANPDTEVTKRVFSLVARRPAGAHAPGSVACALVPHATEERLAGYAGGEVTVPHNNERIQAVLHAGLGLLAVNTFTPGVHRAERLIVEGAASVLVRETPDGGVSLAVADPTTQRDEIAVTLRGRRLRAVETDEGVRVRRVAGGTRVEVRTRQVYGRSLVARLR
- a CDS encoding DUF397 domain-containing protein, which produces MRAPNRAHPPAAADLPGARWHRSSHSGSNNNCVERGVLASGDQAVRDTKDRARGVLLFPGDSWRAFVTALARDRPPHRP
- a CDS encoding phosphotransferase family protein, coding for MDLSQLGTPTGAMIRVHGGFANRMYRLDTDQGSFAVKELNLVDRRWACPVDDVFRLERAAFAAGIPMPEPISASHDTLVHRWVEGEKVPEAPVSAAYAFEIGEILARVHALDVAWTPAPIEDPTSWDWPELAARAAATGQPWADELASHVETFRAMGRFVDTCERPGPVVLTHRDVQPWNLLAREGRPVVLDWELSGTLDLSGELGSTALSLAKGPGFDDIEPAIFRSVLDGYVAGGGALPPSGPSWFVFMLGGWLGHTRWNILRCLAGVEASTGPDLALSHEAAHNGVRGLPDLFARLPELEALLL
- a CDS encoding SUKH-4 family immunity protein codes for the protein MSFAVSRADLEAAFGADHVTVIPPERLNPLVVHPESRRFLAEVGLPALDRFLYVALEYLDSGLPSAQDFYPWFGDLEALPETADHWIGLGFCQAHGTYLDGATGIVWLLPEGESEALILNTRLDLFAQCLVSVHRHWDILAGTTHYTVRTPIADELADEFEALDPAASAVPESAWRFWVLSSLTDF